One stretch of Arachis duranensis cultivar V14167 chromosome 1, aradu.V14167.gnm2.J7QH, whole genome shotgun sequence DNA includes these proteins:
- the LOC107458574 gene encoding TPD1 protein homolog 1 has protein sequence MAVTNNIIIGIFLFFALVSQCYSQCRESDLFLTQKPTGAKVKGKPEWQVDITANCAKCDFRGVSVFCSGFQTVEPINTSILGKEEGGLCLVANGRPITHSQPVTFKYASDTSFPFHVLKQQIVCT, from the exons ATGGCTGTCACTAACAACATAATTATCGGCATATTTCTCTTCTTTGCTCTGGTTTCTCAAT GTTATAGCCAGTGCAGAGAGTCTGATCTTTTTCTTACGCAAAAACCAACGGGGGCTAAAGTAAAAGGAAAGCCAGAGTGGCAAGTTGATATAACCGCCAATTGTGCTAAATGTGATTTTCGGGGAGTTAGTGTATTTTGCTCAGGATTTCAAACCGTAGAGCCTATAAATACGTCAATTTTGGGCAAAGAGGAAGGAGGACTTTGTCTTGTTGCTAATGGTCGACCTATTACTCATTCGCAACCTGTTACCTTCAAATATGCATCGGAcacttcttttccttttcacgTTCTCAAGCAACAAATTGTTTGCACTTGA
- the LOC107458391 gene encoding serine/threonine-protein phosphatase 7 long form homolog: MAGLYHLARLNDRWFQLDEPLVSAFVERWHPETHTFHMPFGECTITLQDVAYQLGLVVDGHYVSGCLTYFHMYIEGGRPAWVWFEELLGVIPPPSQVQKFAVNCTWFQETFGECPEGADEETVRRFARAYIMMLLGTQLFADKSGNRIHIIWLPYVARLEEMGSYSWESAALAWLYRCMCRVANRHVVKLAGPLQLLQSWIFWRFPRFRLAGYDTCSWPLASRWSGYNPSYSEKGPRVQSTRLKIDMLQPRDVSVVPVVHLEALEPRHMAVWRSVTSLIYFAVVEWHQVDKVLPQFGGVQPLPRPALNIDFLMSKDGRGDDRWFPSALQHWHILWETHVDHVLRFDVVADPRPSHTYLDWWSQHGKRFLSPEFYLGDPRGVPIPVEVSQRGPG, from the exons ATGGCCGGGTTATACCATCTGGCTAGGCTGAACGATAGATGGTTCCAGTTAGATGAGCCCCTTGTCAGCGCCTTTGTCGAGCGGTGGCATCCTGAGACGCACACCTTCCATATGCCCTTCGGAGAGTGCACGATCACACTTCAGGACGTGGCGTACCAGTTGGGGTTGGTAGTGGACGGGCATTATGTCAGCGGTTGCCTTACATATTTCCATATGTATATCGAGGGTGGACGTCCAGCTTGGGTGTGGTTCGAGGAGTTGCTTGGAGTGATTCCTCCTCCGAGCCAGGTTCAGAAGTTCGCAGTAAACTGCACCTGGTTCCAGGAGACATTCGGAGAGTGCCCCGAGGGAGCCGATGAGGAGACTGTGCGGCGCTTTGCTCGTGCCTATATCATGATGTTGTTGGGCACTCAGCTGTTTGCCGACAAGTCTGGCAACCGCATTCACATCATATGGCTTCCCTACGTAGCTAGGCTTGAGGAGATGGGTTCCTATAGTTGGGAGTCTGCAGCATTGGCATGGTTGTACCGGTGCATGTGCCGAGTGGCAAACAGACATGTGGTGAAGTTAGCGGGCCCACTTCAGCTACTTCAGTCCTGGATCTTCTGGCGCTTTCCCAGGTTTAGGCTTGCTGGGTATGATACGTGCAGCTGGCCTTTGGCATCGAG GTGGTCAGGTTACAACCCTTCCTACAGCGAGAAGGGTCCTAGAGTGCAGAGCACGAGATTGAAGATAGACATGTTACAGCCCAGGGATGTGAGTGTTGTTCCG GTTGTGCATCTGGAGGCGTTGGAGCCTCGACACATGGCGGTGTGGCGGTCTGTCACGTCGCTGATATACTTTGCCGTTGTAGAGTGGCATCAGGTAGATAAGGTTCTACCGCAGTTCGGTGGTGTGCAACCTCTCCCGCGTCCCGCCCTTAACATCGACTTTCTGATGTCGAAGGACGGGAGAGGAGATGATCGTTGGTTCCCATCCGCTTTACAGCATTGGCATATTCTTTGGGAGACCCATGTGGATCACGTCCTTCGGTTCGATGTTGTTGCTGACCCTAGACCTTCGCACACCTACCTAGACTGGTGGAGTCAGCATGGAAAGAGGTTCTTGTCACCCGAGTTTTATTTGGGAGATCCAAGGGGCGTTCCTATTCCTGTCGAGGTGTCACAAAGGGGTCCTGGGTGA